One part of the Hippopotamus amphibius kiboko isolate mHipAmp2 chromosome 14, mHipAmp2.hap2, whole genome shotgun sequence genome encodes these proteins:
- the SERTM1 gene encoding serine-rich and transmembrane domain-containing protein 1 has product MKMSEPDSSSVFSGSVENGTFLELFPTSLSTSVDPSSGHLSNVYIYVSIFLSLLAFLLLLLIIALQRLKNIISSSSSYPEYPSDAGSSFTNLEVCSISSQRSTISNLSS; this is encoded by the coding sequence ATGAAGATGTCTGAACCTGACTCTTCATCTGTATTCTCGGGGAGTGTGGAGAATGGAACTTTCCTCGAGCTATTTCCCACATCCCTGTCCACATCGGTGGACCCGTCCTCAGGCCACCTGTCAAATGTCTACATCTATGTGTCCATATTCCTCAGCCTGTTAGCCTTCCTGCTTCTGCTTTTAATAATTGCCCTCCAGAGGCTCAAAAATATCATCTCCTCCAGTTCCTCCTACCCGGAGTATCCAAGCGACGCTGGAAGTTCTTTCACCAACTTGGAAGTCTGCAGTATTTCCTCGCAAAGGTCCACTATTTCAAACCTTTCCTCCTGA